The segment CGGCAGGATTGGATCCCGCCGGACGGCGTGAGCTTTTGGACCGGATCCACGCTTTGCACCGGGAGCGGGGGATGACTGTCATTCTCGTCTCCCACAGCATGGAGGAAGCGGCTCAGTACGCAGAAAAGATCTTCGTGATGCATCAGGGAAAAAGGGCCTTTGAGGGGACTCCGGCGGAAGTCTTCTCCCGGGGAGACCGGCTGGAGGCATGGGGATTGGAAGTGCCGGAGGTGGCCGGATTGACGCTCCGTCTCAATCAAAAGCTGGATCCACCATTGCCAGCGGGACTGTTGACGCTGGAAGCACTGGAACGAGAGATCCTCTGCCGTTGGAAACGGGGGCGACCCCGTTGATGCAAAATCCCATCCTGGGACAATACGTACCCGGTGATTCCCCTCTGCACAGGCTGGACCCCCGGGCCAAGCTGTTGTTCGTCTTCAGCTTTATGGTCGTGGTCTTCCTCGCCAACAATGGGGTCAGCTATGGGTTGCTGGCAGGGCTGACGGTGTGGGCGGTGGGAGTGTCGGGGGTTCCGGTCGGCCTCATCCTGCGGGGGTTGAAGCCGATTCTGTACTTGATCCTGCTGACGGCCATTCTCCATCTCTGGTTGACCCGGGGTGGAGGGGTGATTCTGGAATGGGGACCCTTCGTCATCCACCAGAACGGGGCTCTGCAAGCGGGCTGGATCTCCCTTCGCTTTCTCATCCTGATTCTGATGGGAACCTTGCTCACCCTGACCACTTCCCCCATCGCCTTGACTGACGGCCTGGAGCGTCTTTTATCTCCGTTGACGCGATTCGGTGTTCCGGCCCATGAGTTGGCCTTGATGATGTCCATCGCCCTTCGGTTTATCCCCACCCTGTGGGAAGAGACGGATAAAATTATCAAAGCCCAGCGGGCGCGGGGGGCCGATTTTGAAAGTGGGAGCCTGTATAAACGGGCCAAAAGCT is part of the Kroppenstedtia eburnea genome and harbors:
- a CDS encoding energy-coupling factor transporter transmembrane component T family protein, producing the protein MMQNPILGQYVPGDSPLHRLDPRAKLLFVFSFMVVVFLANNGVSYGLLAGLTVWAVGVSGVPVGLILRGLKPILYLILLTAILHLWLTRGGGVILEWGPFVIHQNGALQAGWISLRFLILILMGTLLTLTTSPIALTDGLERLLSPLTRFGVPAHELALMMSIALRFIPTLWEETDKIIKAQRARGADFESGSLYKRAKSYLPVLIPLFISAFRRAEDLALAMEARGYRGGSGRTRIRELHWGREDTVSLLILALLTVGLLWLRD